In Salisediminibacterium beveridgei, one DNA window encodes the following:
- a CDS encoding helix-turn-helix domain-containing protein translates to MISPSQLNTALFVTSQEGQLPDTIHRHQMTVESRGKVRGIVENVIFFHIQDIQDGLEAKSLLENYPDRKFIFVVDKDNACKSLIDLLVLNVHGMIYTENLDRYFTRIMNYLQEGHFPLESFFQRELANSLIEYHHSQQKIEGFVLNEVKAGHLFNKTEKLVLTELANGTTTKGIVEKHHYASSTIYITAASIIRILDAQDRTDAVVKCIRKGYLIPVKNDVE, encoded by the coding sequence ATGATCAGCCCTAGTCAACTGAACACCGCATTATTCGTTACGTCACAAGAAGGTCAGCTCCCCGATACCATCCACCGTCATCAGATGACCGTGGAATCCCGAGGCAAGGTGCGGGGGATTGTCGAAAATGTGATCTTTTTTCATATTCAGGATATCCAGGACGGACTGGAAGCCAAAAGCCTGCTGGAAAACTACCCGGACCGGAAGTTCATTTTCGTTGTGGACAAAGACAATGCCTGTAAATCTCTGATCGACCTCTTGGTTCTGAATGTTCACGGCATGATCTATACCGAGAACCTGGATCGGTACTTCACGAGAATTATGAATTACCTGCAGGAGGGACACTTTCCATTGGAATCATTTTTTCAACGGGAGCTTGCGAATTCCTTGATTGAATACCATCATTCGCAGCAAAAAATCGAAGGCTTCGTTCTCAATGAGGTAAAAGCGGGTCACCTGTTTAACAAAACGGAGAAACTGGTCCTCACAGAACTTGCCAATGGAACCACCACGAAAGGCATCGTCGAAAAGCATCACTATGCCTCCTCCACCATCTACATCACTGCAGCCAGCATCATCCGCATTCTCGACGCCCAGGACCGCACCGATGCCGTCGTCAAGTGTATCCGTAAGGGCTACCTGATTCCCGTGAAAAACGATGTCGAGTAA
- the pfkB gene encoding 1-phosphofructokinase: MMIYTVTLNPSVDYYMDVPDFTEAETNRARETMFIPGGKGINVTKVLESLGSASLALGFNGGFTGQFIADTLSSENVRHDFVQVAGETRVNVKLKTDVETEINGTALAIAEEDMNKLIGKLNEMKKDDWLVLSGSVPESLPTTVYRTITETVAKKGIRVVLDTSGDPMKASLGPDVYLVKPNRRELEWLMDEEIRGREDAIRLGKNLQKQGPANVLISLGGDGAILVTAESVFTAEVPPGKLRQSVGAGDSMVAGFIHGSQESPDDPQTAFCYAVAAGSATAYADGLADSDRIHKIMSHVRIQEWKGDEMT; encoded by the coding sequence ATGATGATCTATACGGTCACGCTTAATCCTTCGGTGGATTACTACATGGACGTGCCGGATTTTACAGAGGCGGAGACGAACCGGGCCAGGGAAACGATGTTTATTCCCGGAGGCAAGGGGATCAATGTGACAAAGGTGTTAGAGAGTCTCGGTTCTGCTTCCCTGGCCCTTGGTTTTAACGGGGGATTCACAGGACAATTCATAGCGGACACCTTATCTTCAGAAAACGTCAGGCACGATTTTGTTCAAGTGGCAGGTGAGACGCGGGTCAACGTCAAGCTGAAGACTGACGTTGAAACGGAGATTAACGGGACGGCATTGGCCATTGCTGAGGAAGACATGAACAAGCTCATTGGCAAATTGAACGAGATGAAAAAGGACGACTGGCTGGTCCTTTCCGGCAGTGTGCCGGAAAGCCTGCCGACGACGGTGTATCGAACAATCACAGAGACGGTGGCTAAAAAGGGTATCCGGGTGGTCCTGGACACCAGTGGTGATCCGATGAAGGCGTCGCTCGGGCCGGATGTATACCTGGTGAAACCGAACAGGCGTGAGCTGGAGTGGCTCATGGACGAGGAAATCCGCGGTAGGGAAGATGCGATTCGACTCGGGAAGAACTTGCAAAAGCAGGGACCGGCCAACGTGTTGATTTCGCTAGGTGGTGACGGGGCGATACTCGTGACGGCTGAGTCGGTGTTCACTGCAGAAGTGCCCCCGGGGAAGTTGAGGCAATCCGTTGGTGCAGGTGACTCGATGGTAGCCGGGTTCATTCACGGATCGCAGGAATCACCAGACGATCCGCAGACAGCTTTTTGCTATGCAGTGGCGGCAGGGTCGGCTACGGCTTATGCCGATGGGCTGGCTGACAGCGATAGAATTCACAAGATTATGTCACATGTACGAATTCAAGAATGGAAAGGGGACGAAATGACATGA
- a CDS encoding PTS fructose transporter subunit IIABC, which translates to MKITELIQTGTIELDLKGSSKSAVIEELADVLDRAGKLSDRKAFIEAIEEREEQTSTGIGEQVAIPHAKTKAVKEPAIVFGRSLDGVDYDSLDGEPAKLFFMIAATEGANRFHLDALSRLSTFLMDENFRAGLLGASSKEEVLELIDAKEEAKAKEDEADEQAQAASAANQGSKPFFVAVTGCPTGIAHTYMAADGLKDKAKELGFEIKVETNGSDGVRNQLTKEDIARADAVIIAADTDVEKERFKGKPLVNAPVTAGIRKPQELLEKANSGNANVYQGSGESGNGEDEEDRRPAFYRHLMNGVSNMLPFVVGGGILIALSFFFEDPVNNEITPFGEILSFIGGANAFFLMVPVLAAFIASSIADRPGFAAGMVGGLMATNAEAGFLGGIIAGFLAGYLVLGFRRMFTFVPQSLDGIKTILLLPLFGIFTTGIIMYFIMEPLAAVQSGLVSWLDGLGTGNIVVLGVLLGTMMAVDMGGPINKAAFTFGIAMIDAGNFAPHAAVMAGGMVPPLGIAFATTFFKKKFNKQERESGKTNYVLGASFITEGAIPFAAADPARVIPSIIAGSAVAGGLSMVFGAATEAPHGGIFVIPLVNNAPMYIVAILTGAAVTALLLGVLKKDVKTS; encoded by the coding sequence ATGAAGATCACAGAGCTGATTCAAACAGGCACGATCGAACTGGACCTGAAAGGTTCATCCAAGTCAGCCGTAATTGAAGAGCTGGCGGATGTTTTGGACCGGGCAGGGAAACTGTCTGACAGGAAAGCCTTCATCGAAGCGATCGAAGAGCGGGAGGAACAGACGTCCACAGGTATCGGTGAACAGGTTGCTATACCACATGCGAAAACAAAAGCGGTCAAAGAGCCGGCGATTGTATTCGGCCGGTCACTGGATGGTGTGGACTACGACTCGCTGGACGGTGAGCCTGCAAAATTGTTTTTCATGATTGCCGCGACGGAAGGGGCCAATCGTTTTCACCTGGATGCATTGTCACGGCTGTCCACCTTTTTGATGGACGAAAATTTCAGAGCCGGACTGTTGGGCGCATCCTCTAAAGAGGAAGTTCTTGAACTGATCGATGCCAAAGAAGAAGCGAAAGCGAAAGAAGATGAAGCGGATGAACAGGCGCAGGCTGCGTCTGCTGCGAACCAGGGTTCGAAGCCGTTTTTCGTTGCAGTAACCGGCTGTCCGACAGGCATCGCCCACACGTATATGGCCGCGGACGGTTTAAAAGATAAAGCCAAAGAGCTGGGCTTTGAGATCAAAGTGGAAACAAACGGTTCAGATGGTGTTCGTAATCAGCTGACCAAAGAAGATATCGCGCGAGCTGATGCGGTGATTATCGCTGCGGACACGGATGTGGAAAAGGAACGATTCAAAGGGAAGCCTTTGGTCAACGCTCCTGTTACCGCCGGGATCCGTAAACCGCAGGAGCTGTTGGAAAAAGCCAACAGCGGGAATGCCAACGTCTACCAGGGTTCTGGTGAAAGCGGGAATGGCGAGGACGAGGAAGACCGTCGCCCGGCATTTTACCGGCACTTGATGAACGGGGTATCGAACATGCTGCCGTTCGTAGTCGGAGGCGGTATCCTGATCGCACTGTCGTTCTTTTTCGAGGATCCGGTGAATAATGAGATCACACCGTTCGGTGAAATTCTCTCCTTCATCGGTGGCGCGAATGCGTTCTTCCTGATGGTACCGGTCCTGGCTGCCTTTATCGCGAGCAGTATCGCCGATCGGCCCGGTTTTGCAGCAGGGATGGTCGGGGGTCTGATGGCGACCAATGCCGAAGCCGGTTTTCTCGGCGGGATCATCGCCGGTTTCCTTGCCGGTTATCTCGTCCTCGGGTTCAGACGGATGTTCACATTTGTTCCACAGTCGCTCGATGGGATTAAGACGATCTTATTGTTACCGTTATTCGGGATTTTCACAACCGGGATTATCATGTACTTCATTATGGAGCCGCTGGCAGCGGTTCAATCGGGTCTCGTCAGCTGGCTTGACGGGCTTGGTACAGGCAACATTGTCGTGTTGGGGGTTCTGCTTGGAACGATGATGGCAGTGGATATGGGTGGACCGATCAATAAAGCGGCATTCACATTCGGGATTGCCATGATTGACGCAGGAAACTTCGCACCGCACGCAGCCGTGATGGCAGGCGGTATGGTACCGCCACTGGGCATTGCATTTGCAACGACTTTCTTTAAAAAGAAGTTCAACAAGCAAGAACGTGAGTCGGGCAAGACCAACTATGTCCTGGGGGCGTCGTTCATCACCGAAGGGGCCATCCCGTTCGCCGCAGCGGATCCGGCCCGGGTCATTCCGTCGATCATCGCCGGTTCTGCCGTCGCAGGGGGGCTGTCCATGGTCTTCGGGGCTGCAACAGAAGCACCGCACGGCGGGATTTTCGTCATCCCGCTCGTCAATAACGCACCGATGTATATCGTGGCGATTCTTACCGGAGCCGCGGTAACGGCCCTGCTCCTCGGTGTACTGAAAAAAGATGTTAAAACAAGCTGA
- a CDS encoding coiled-coil domain-containing protein, with the protein MPSISKIRFTNVIYEDGMKRYNDDIFLFDGQNGAVLLENGGGKTVFIQTALQAVLPHTDLGDRKLKQTLKLDEGPAHIAIEWIIQDKPRHYAVTAVSLFSKNNQLDSVKFAFDYSEQQDHRLETLPFTQETADGTRVSSRQELLDHYAYLNRQFPNRAKTFQTIREYQAHIEETYQLITNEWKSLLTVNSGEGNVEKFFDHCHTSQALFDRLLIPTVESVLEDHGFVETFEESRDNFKQYKRLKEVIHENQGILEELNTYMNHHHELNEQEQAFTGEKTRLKGLSEAADGDEKQHQEALTALDREWSDFEAEEKRHLLQSDSLQISRQEEAFQEADRLLTELTEEAVLLEEKWKEAKRRDASLRLAGKKQELSEAKASRSSAAEQLAAQETDEELTDLEERLTAVKAELKGYFEALEKAIHDDMAMQTRRLEELSQERRQKEDEKEKHSVKREESAREAAEISGEIRSITSQMQKLKGELLSNEQTESVEGLMKSWMTKQADLDEEKIRLSETGRRLEQEQADMTTEMNRLKEALADRRVSLRQRETEQEQMDQEHERVRHELTAAKHAWRGLTSIYDQDAKLDNQLTAEISCSSRLRDDKRRSERIQRRLFDDYGGQDLFFADPEMAGLFKQWQNQWPVLETGFSYLEMIGESLSEHVTRYPYWAATLITTADEKGRLEAKLHDVSDKLLYPVFVLSTDEVKTVLQGAANDSMAEETVVIPAHWTDNLDPGQFNAWKERIEETAQKAEEAVKEQEELLRYWEDLQGTLQAFLMRYPFESWQNLNEQITSHQQEERQLVKAIRQQEQKQDDLKLQIRRHHERQNQVAEAYADVSSRLVKGQEYRQLKRRMTERDVEKKRFDDEVASAEMAIQRLLRQIQGIMIDEDEAKGAISNLKSRLTVEVWHDPAFKVAEPVASLPASRSKAMLDETLRELQLEELRMTRSHDAIRLQLSHAEKDVARLEKDIREIRSEDDLLDEEMDFPFDGGEQITLWQKWKKQCHSELDALGQRVRKQEKQADRLKWKLEELMTAFQTAFPERTVYRFEGDLDDAAKQLAAEAKSLKDRREALADAFTRLKREGDELEKVQTQLETFDAIYGFSDPALQAEPLTEEEHRAFTYQRLKQVETQYKRLQHQGEEVKLAWKRVNHAKAKFLGFIRENVQDQRLRHRAEEGVLKKETYSDMLAFETYMEKSLRQAIKIAEANIQSQGKQVETFIAHVHQHLRKLAAELQSIPEKTRVKTGEQWKTIFTFGIPDWAEEEGLERIREHFDWIMNELEKEAYKDSDGQDNTAKMRQSLETWLHAKQLLRRVINEKSLKVSCRKVKNNNDITSRSYSWEESNRWSGGEKWSKNMTLFLGIQNYVAEKKQPITIDGGGRRSRTVILDNPFGQASSDHVLSPVFFVAEKLGFQILTLTAHTEGKFLGDYFPVIYSCRLRSAAGTDKQMVDKEKKIQYAYFKDHDPLSLERLGETQQGTLW; encoded by the coding sequence ATGCCATCGATCAGTAAAATCCGGTTCACCAACGTGATCTATGAAGATGGAATGAAGCGCTATAACGATGATATCTTCCTGTTCGACGGGCAAAACGGTGCGGTGCTCCTGGAGAACGGGGGTGGAAAGACGGTCTTCATCCAAACGGCGCTGCAGGCGGTACTCCCTCATACGGATCTTGGGGACCGGAAACTCAAGCAGACCTTGAAGCTCGACGAAGGTCCTGCGCATATCGCCATCGAATGGATCATTCAGGACAAGCCCCGGCACTATGCAGTGACGGCCGTCTCTTTGTTTAGTAAGAACAATCAGCTGGATTCGGTTAAATTTGCTTTTGACTATTCGGAACAGCAGGATCACCGCCTTGAAACACTGCCTTTTACACAGGAAACAGCCGATGGGACCCGGGTGAGTTCAAGGCAGGAGCTGTTGGACCATTACGCGTACCTCAACAGGCAGTTCCCGAACCGGGCGAAGACCTTTCAGACGATCCGTGAGTATCAGGCGCATATTGAAGAGACGTATCAGCTGATCACGAATGAATGGAAGAGTCTCCTGACGGTAAACAGCGGGGAGGGCAATGTTGAAAAGTTTTTCGATCATTGCCATACGTCCCAGGCGCTGTTTGACCGACTGTTAATCCCGACGGTGGAGAGTGTTTTGGAAGACCATGGCTTTGTGGAGACCTTTGAAGAATCCCGGGACAACTTCAAGCAGTATAAGCGGCTGAAGGAAGTCATCCATGAGAATCAGGGGATTTTGGAGGAACTGAATACGTATATGAATCACCATCATGAGCTCAATGAGCAAGAGCAGGCATTCACCGGTGAAAAGACCCGCCTGAAGGGGCTCTCTGAGGCAGCGGATGGTGATGAAAAGCAGCATCAGGAGGCGCTGACGGCACTTGACCGTGAATGGTCTGATTTTGAAGCAGAAGAGAAACGCCACCTCCTGCAGTCTGATTCCCTCCAGATTTCAAGGCAGGAAGAAGCGTTTCAAGAGGCAGACAGGTTGTTGACAGAGCTCACTGAAGAGGCGGTCCTCCTTGAAGAGAAATGGAAGGAGGCTAAGCGGCGCGATGCGTCGTTACGACTTGCAGGAAAAAAACAGGAGCTCTCTGAAGCAAAAGCAAGCCGGTCCTCTGCGGCGGAACAGTTGGCCGCACAGGAAACGGACGAGGAGTTAACGGATCTGGAGGAGCGCCTCACTGCAGTCAAGGCGGAGTTGAAAGGCTATTTTGAGGCACTGGAGAAGGCCATTCACGACGACATGGCGATGCAAACCCGCCGTCTCGAAGAGCTTTCACAAGAGCGCCGGCAAAAAGAAGACGAGAAAGAGAAACATTCGGTGAAGCGGGAGGAAAGTGCTCGTGAAGCGGCTGAAATCAGCGGGGAAATCCGTTCGATAACGTCGCAGATGCAGAAGTTAAAGGGGGAACTCCTCTCGAATGAGCAGACGGAGTCGGTGGAAGGCCTGATGAAAAGCTGGATGACAAAGCAGGCGGACCTCGATGAGGAGAAGATCCGGCTCTCGGAAACAGGGCGGAGACTTGAACAAGAACAGGCTGATATGACAACGGAGATGAACCGGTTGAAAGAGGCCCTGGCAGATCGGCGCGTCTCTTTGCGCCAGCGGGAAACGGAACAAGAGCAGATGGATCAAGAGCATGAACGGGTCCGTCATGAACTGACAGCTGCAAAGCATGCCTGGCGGGGGCTGACGTCGATTTATGATCAGGATGCGAAACTCGATAATCAGCTGACGGCTGAAATCAGCTGCAGCTCACGCCTGCGTGATGACAAGCGGCGTTCAGAGCGGATTCAGCGGCGTTTGTTTGATGATTATGGCGGTCAGGATCTGTTTTTTGCGGATCCGGAGATGGCGGGCCTTTTCAAGCAGTGGCAAAATCAATGGCCGGTACTGGAAACCGGGTTCTCCTATCTGGAGATGATCGGAGAGTCGCTGTCTGAGCATGTCACTCGTTATCCATACTGGGCAGCAACCTTGATTACGACGGCGGATGAAAAAGGGCGCCTCGAGGCAAAGCTTCATGACGTGTCGGACAAGCTCTTGTACCCGGTCTTTGTGCTCAGTACAGATGAAGTGAAGACGGTTTTGCAAGGCGCGGCAAATGATTCAATGGCTGAGGAGACCGTTGTCATACCTGCGCATTGGACTGATAATCTTGATCCGGGGCAGTTCAATGCCTGGAAAGAACGGATTGAGGAGACGGCTCAAAAAGCAGAAGAGGCCGTCAAGGAGCAAGAAGAGCTTCTTCGCTATTGGGAAGATCTCCAAGGCACGTTGCAGGCTTTTCTCATGCGATATCCGTTTGAAAGCTGGCAGAATCTGAATGAACAGATCACTAGCCATCAGCAAGAAGAAAGGCAGCTTGTGAAGGCGATTCGCCAGCAAGAGCAAAAACAAGACGACCTCAAACTGCAGATCAGACGCCATCACGAGCGGCAAAACCAGGTGGCTGAAGCCTATGCGGATGTATCTTCTCGACTCGTCAAAGGGCAGGAATACCGTCAACTGAAGCGGCGTATGACCGAGCGTGACGTGGAGAAAAAGCGGTTTGATGACGAAGTGGCATCTGCGGAAATGGCCATTCAACGACTGTTGCGGCAGATTCAAGGCATCATGATTGATGAGGACGAGGCTAAAGGGGCAATCAGTAACCTGAAGTCCCGTCTGACTGTAGAAGTGTGGCATGATCCGGCCTTTAAAGTGGCAGAACCAGTGGCTTCCTTACCTGCGTCGAGAAGTAAGGCGATGCTTGACGAGACTCTTCGGGAATTGCAACTTGAGGAACTCAGGATGACAAGGAGTCATGATGCGATTCGCCTGCAGCTGAGTCATGCAGAAAAAGATGTGGCGCGCCTGGAGAAAGACATCCGTGAGATCCGTTCAGAAGATGATCTGCTGGATGAGGAAATGGATTTCCCCTTTGATGGGGGCGAGCAGATCACTCTCTGGCAGAAGTGGAAGAAGCAATGCCATTCGGAGTTGGACGCACTGGGTCAGCGGGTTCGAAAGCAGGAGAAGCAGGCGGACCGCTTGAAATGGAAACTTGAAGAGCTGATGACGGCTTTTCAGACGGCATTTCCGGAGCGGACAGTTTACCGGTTTGAAGGCGATCTGGATGACGCAGCGAAACAGCTTGCGGCAGAAGCGAAGTCACTCAAGGACAGGCGAGAGGCGTTGGCCGATGCATTTACACGGCTGAAGCGTGAGGGAGACGAGCTGGAAAAGGTTCAGACCCAACTGGAGACGTTTGATGCGATTTACGGGTTTTCGGATCCGGCTCTTCAGGCAGAACCACTGACCGAAGAGGAGCACAGAGCGTTCACCTATCAACGGCTGAAGCAGGTGGAAACACAGTACAAGCGCCTGCAGCATCAGGGAGAAGAGGTGAAACTGGCATGGAAACGGGTGAATCATGCCAAAGCAAAATTCCTCGGGTTTATCCGGGAAAATGTTCAGGATCAGCGCCTGCGTCATCGTGCGGAAGAGGGGGTTCTGAAAAAAGAAACCTACAGCGACATGCTGGCGTTTGAAACCTATATGGAGAAGAGTCTCCGACAGGCGATTAAGATCGCCGAAGCGAATATCCAGTCCCAGGGAAAGCAAGTGGAAACTTTTATTGCACATGTGCATCAGCATCTCCGGAAATTGGCCGCAGAACTTCAGAGTATTCCGGAGAAAACCCGGGTGAAAACCGGAGAACAGTGGAAGACGATTTTCACATTCGGTATTCCCGACTGGGCGGAAGAAGAAGGACTGGAGCGGATCCGGGAACATTTTGACTGGATCATGAATGAGTTGGAAAAAGAAGCGTATAAGGATTCGGATGGTCAGGACAACACGGCGAAGATGCGGCAAAGTCTTGAAACCTGGCTCCATGCCAAGCAGCTTTTAAGGCGGGTGATTAACGAGAAATCACTGAAGGTGTCGTGCCGGAAAGTCAAAAACAACAATGACATCACGAGCCGCAGCTACAGCTGGGAAGAATCCAACCGCTGGTCCGGCGGGGAGAAATGGAGTAAGAATATGACGCTGTTTCTTGGGATCCAAAATTATGTGGCGGAGAAAAAGCAGCCGATCACAATAGATGGCGGTGGTCGCAGGAGCCGGACGGTGATCCTCGACAATCCGTTTGGACAGGCGTCCAGTGATCATGTACTCAGTCCGGTGTTTTTCGTGGCGGAAAAACTGGGTTTTCAGATCCTGACCTTAACAGCCCACACGGAAGGCAAATTTCTTGGGGACTATTTCCCTGTCATCTACAGCTGCCGCCTGAGAAGTGCTGCAGGGACGGATAAGCAGATGGTGGATAAGGAAAAAAAGATCCAGTATGCCTATTTCAAGGACCATGACCCGTTAAGTCTTGAGCGGCTGGGCGAAACCCAGCAAGGCACATTGTGGTAG
- a CDS encoding DeoR/GlpR family DNA-binding transcription regulator, with product MLTFERHELILNYLEAHNVAKLHELVEVTGASESTIRRDLTILEDEKKLKRIHGGASRIQSKRDEPTFVEKETRFTKEKDSIGKKAATFIQPGDCIYVDAGTTTQAMLPYIDQTDVTIVTNSLNVIQQGIELGLTLYVIGGYVKSGTHAFIGKGAADSLRAYRFDKAFMGTNGVDLEFGYSTPDPEEAQVKKLAMDQANEAYVLADASKFGESAFAKFAGLKEATLVTAKDTESDEFLRQLTKSDQVEVVTDDDLYGHA from the coding sequence ATGCTTACTTTTGAGCGGCATGAGTTGATTCTGAATTATCTGGAGGCGCACAACGTTGCCAAACTCCATGAATTAGTGGAGGTGACAGGTGCGAGTGAATCCACGATCCGACGGGATCTTACTATCCTGGAGGATGAGAAAAAATTAAAGCGGATTCACGGGGGTGCATCACGCATCCAGTCGAAACGGGATGAACCGACTTTCGTTGAAAAGGAAACCCGGTTTACGAAAGAGAAGGACAGCATCGGAAAAAAAGCAGCCACATTCATTCAACCCGGTGACTGCATCTATGTGGATGCGGGGACAACGACTCAGGCGATGCTGCCGTACATCGATCAGACCGATGTCACGATCGTGACCAACAGTCTGAATGTCATCCAGCAAGGCATCGAGCTTGGCCTGACACTGTATGTCATCGGCGGGTATGTGAAGTCCGGGACGCACGCGTTTATCGGCAAAGGTGCGGCAGATTCTCTCAGGGCGTACCGGTTTGACAAGGCGTTTATGGGAACGAACGGTGTGGATCTGGAATTCGGTTATTCCACCCCGGACCCCGAAGAGGCTCAGGTGAAGAAGCTCGCGATGGATCAGGCGAATGAAGCCTACGTATTGGCTGACGCGTCCAAATTTGGGGAATCGGCTTTTGCGAAGTTCGCAGGACTCAAGGAAGCAACGCTGGTCACAGCCAAAGACACGGAATCAGATGAATTTCTCAGGCAATTAACGAAGTCAGATCAGGTAGAGGTGGTGACAGATGATGATCTATACGGTCACGCTTAA
- a CDS encoding cryptochrome/photolyase family protein, whose translation MTLYFLLAHQCTLRQPGLASFNPDEDRILLVEEHADDLWREGHQHRIVHAWSIQRHFAQSLHPNEWPNVYMKKDRFEQGLDHAMADSPDASLHLHWPTDWHLRERLKNWIADNPAVNVNFSEETGFIIPGKDWESHLPQNGSWKLDPIYRQFRKTYNILMTPEGKPEGGAWSFDKENRKKVPQDLTFPAPAIPDQDAITKAVIDEVSAQFPDTYGDAGTFGQPVTETGARQLLAHFISHRLVTFGDYQDAMRQHDPYMSHSMLSAAINASLLDPMDVIKEAEAAYHDGLAPLNAVEGFIRQILGWREYIRGVYLVSMPAYQEVNALGHNRDLPDMFWTGETRMLCMADTVTGLLETGYTHHIQRLMILGNFANLIGAKPQQVSNWFYTMYTDALDWVVLPNVLGMALFADGGSMSTKPYVASGKYVQRMSHYCKDCVYNVNEKYGPDACPLNSLYWDFLERHEDRFRENPRMKVIYKHLDNRNEEDLSKQKDTVASIFSRLDGQKL comes from the coding sequence ATGACCCTTTATTTTCTGCTCGCCCATCAATGCACGTTACGCCAGCCCGGGCTGGCGTCGTTCAACCCCGATGAGGACCGGATCCTTCTTGTCGAAGAACACGCCGATGATCTTTGGAGAGAGGGGCACCAGCACCGCATCGTTCATGCCTGGTCCATTCAGCGTCATTTCGCGCAGTCATTACATCCAAATGAATGGCCTAATGTCTATATGAAAAAAGACCGTTTTGAACAAGGGCTGGATCATGCAATGGCTGACTCCCCGGATGCATCCCTGCACCTTCACTGGCCGACAGACTGGCACCTCCGTGAACGGCTCAAGAACTGGATCGCTGACAATCCCGCTGTCAACGTGAACTTTTCAGAGGAAACAGGCTTCATCATCCCGGGGAAAGACTGGGAGAGCCACCTGCCTCAAAATGGTTCCTGGAAGCTCGATCCGATTTACCGCCAGTTCAGAAAGACATACAACATTCTCATGACACCTGAAGGGAAACCAGAAGGCGGAGCGTGGAGTTTTGACAAGGAGAACCGGAAAAAAGTCCCCCAAGACCTCACTTTCCCGGCACCTGCAATACCGGATCAAGACGCCATCACAAAGGCAGTGATTGACGAAGTGTCCGCACAGTTCCCGGACACCTACGGAGACGCCGGAACATTCGGGCAGCCCGTCACGGAGACCGGTGCCAGGCAACTGTTGGCCCATTTCATCAGCCACCGCCTTGTGACCTTCGGCGACTATCAGGACGCCATGCGGCAACATGACCCGTATATGTCCCACTCGATGTTGTCCGCAGCGATCAACGCCTCCCTTCTCGATCCGATGGACGTCATCAAAGAAGCTGAAGCTGCCTATCATGACGGGCTCGCTCCGTTGAACGCCGTCGAAGGCTTCATCAGGCAGATCCTTGGCTGGCGGGAATACATTCGCGGGGTTTACCTCGTCTCAATGCCTGCTTACCAGGAAGTGAATGCCCTCGGGCACAACCGGGACCTCCCGGACATGTTCTGGACCGGGGAAACCCGCATGCTTTGCATGGCCGATACCGTGACAGGTCTTTTGGAAACAGGGTATACCCACCACATTCAAAGGTTGATGATCCTCGGAAATTTTGCCAACCTGATCGGCGCCAAGCCGCAGCAGGTCTCCAACTGGTTCTATACGATGTATACCGACGCCCTGGACTGGGTTGTTCTCCCGAATGTCCTCGGAATGGCACTGTTTGCAGACGGCGGAAGCATGTCCACCAAACCCTACGTTGCGAGCGGCAAATACGTCCAGCGCATGAGCCACTACTGTAAGGACTGTGTCTACAATGTCAACGAAAAATACGGCCCGGACGCCTGTCCGCTGAACAGCCTCTACTGGGATTTTCTTGAACGTCACGAAGACCGGTTTCGGGAGAACCCCCGCATGAAGGTGATCTATAAGCACCTCGACAACCGAAACGAGGAGGACCTATCGAAACAAAAAGACACGGTCGCATCAATTTTCTCCCGGCTGGATGGTCAAAAATTATAG